The Oryctolagus cuniculus chromosome 4, mOryCun1.1, whole genome shotgun sequence genomic sequence TGCTTTTATTCCTTGttgagaggttaaaaaaaaagcttctgaaTACATTCTACTCAAAAGCAGGATAATAGTGGCTACATTAAGTAACTAGAACTGTTTaggaaaaaggaacaaaaatgaaGTTTTTGCTTTGAAGCAGAGTGTTCAAGAGTTTATGTCATAGTGGTTGTTTCCAGATTTTGATGTAGACATACAAGTGTATGATTTATGGGAGTTTTGGTTTGTGGTAGAAATACAGTCAACTCTTGATGTCCAGGTAAATTGTATTTTCAAATGTGCTTTCCCTGGTCCTCTATCACATTTCAAAGCTTTTTACTTTCACTGACAGTTTATATGCACTCACAACAAGCAAATGATGCTGTTATCAGTAAACATTAAATTTCTTATAAATGCTATGCACTGTGGTGGGCAGCAGTGATACTGAAATACAGGCCAACCATGAAATTAAGCTTTTTCCTGGGAGATCTGATAGTTCactttaaaatcaaagaaatgtaaatttttatttgtttcaatcaCTTTCTCTTCCTCTAATATGTGATCAGAAGTTGACTGTACGAGGTAAGTAAGTCCTATTTGTTTTTAACGAAGAACTGATAGATGTTATCAACAgtaaataaaattccattgtacatgcaaaaatataacaaaatgagcaaaagaaaatTCAGCAAGCAAtggtaaaaataacaaattatttactgatttataaTGTTAAAGTATTTCACCAAGACAAGTTGCAGTCAAATTAAAATgagttatggaaaataaaatacataaagatgtatttatacaAGTGCAGactaaatattttccatataGTTATGTAAATGAAAAGATATACAGTAAGTGCACACTTGATATGACTATGCAGGCAACAGTTAGTTTTTGATACTCTTGTATAGTTCATGCACAGGCCTTTCCAAGGTACAAATTCAGTCAGTCTTTTGGGGATTTAGAGGgatgattaaaaaaatacttgagttcctTGCAAGACTATCAGTATGGACTGGATGAGGGTGAGGATGGTCAGTTATATATATTACTTACTGTAATTTGTGATTGTCGAGGAAGAGGTGTGGTTGTTGGTGTGATAGTAATACTGCTGGTGACTTTATTGGTTGTTTTGTTTAGTGCCCCATTAGTTAAGTTTTGAGTTCGGTTATCCTGCGGTGGTGTTGAAGGACTGGCAGGTCTCACAGGGCTGGCCACCGCTTGCACGTAAGGACTTCCTAAGTGAATGTGGATTTTATTATCCTCAGTAGTTATCACACTTGAGCTATTACTATTTGAACGTTGAAATTGCCATGATGACTGCCGGTCTGGGGAGACTCTGAAAATTGCGTGCTTGGCACTGATTTCTATTGGGTCTGGGGAGCGTCCCTGCTCAGGAGAGCTAGCTGAACCAGTCACAGCCAAAACCTGAATAGGTGACATTGTCCTTTCTGGAGTTATAGAACCACATGACTCAGGGGTCTGCGCTCTGGCAAAGGTTGCCATGGCAACAGGGGACATGCCTTGCTCTAAATTCATGAGGCATTCAGTAGAGGTCTTAGACTTCACTGGTGTTATGGATGCATTCTGGAGGATGGTTATCCTTTGTTTTGGGGTGCCACAGTTTGGTATTACCGCAGTGCTTGTATAAGAGTGAGGACTCTCTGTGTTTGGACTTGTGATTTCAAGAGTGGCTGTGTTTTGGACATGGTCTGGAGTTACCTTTATATGAAGCGGCTGCCCAGGTGTGTGGCTGAGAACTAGATCTCCAGGTTGCACAAAGTTGCCATTGGGTTTAGTTTGTATTTTTCCATTCTGAGGATGGCCCTCCTTGGATTTCATCCAAGGAATCCATAGCTTCCTGTTAACAGGACAGGGAGCAGATGGGTTGCATTTGAAGGACAGCACAGATTCTTCCTCATTAGGGTCCTCATCCCTGTCCTCACTTTCCTCATATAACTGACCATTGATGACTGCTCGTTCCAAAGGAATGAGGCTCTTGTAATCAGGCGGTTCGTTATCTCCTGCTTCTGTTTGAACTTCTTTAGAAAATACTTGAGGGTCAGAGATTCTTCTTCCATTGAGACTAGGTCGAAGGCTCTTACTGAAGTGCCggtacctctctaactctttagtGAGATTTTCAATCTCTCTTCCCAAAtccctgtttctgttttcttgctgattCAGTTTCTTCTGCAGAACTGAATGATCTCCCTGGAGGTGACATATTAGGTCCTCAGTTGCCATGTATTcatgaattttctcttttaatgcATCCACTTCTCTGGAGAGGTGCCCTGACTTCGCTTCTTCTTCTTGAAGCCTTTTGAAAAGCCATTGTTCATGACTGGACTCTGTCTTTTCTGCTAACTTGTACTTGGCAAGTTCCATTTTAACATGTTCCAGCTCCTCAGATAAAAATTGAGCTCTGTCTCGTTCATTAGTGTACCTTCGTTCTAGAGTCTCATATTCATCTTCTGTTTTCATGAGGTCATCCTCAATGGCTTTCATATCCTTTAGCTTCAGTTTCAGTCTTTCTACTTCTTGAGAGAGCTCTTTAATCTTATTGTTTTCCTGGTGTAATGCTGCTGCGGATTTACCAGAGTCttgatttaatttgttttttaggAAATCTTTCTCAGTTGCTTCTAGTGATTGAAGCCTATTTTTCAGCATATTAACTTTTGACAGGAgatcatttcctttctcttcttctgctttcagtttgttttttagGTCATCTCTCTCCTTGGTTACACTGTACATCTTTTCTTCCACATCAGTTTTGGACTTGAGGGCCCTTTTAGTTTCCTCAATTAATTTCTCAGTTACTGTTGTTACTTTATTTTGCTCCACTTGAAGCTGAGAGGAAGCAGCTTGTAACTTATCTTCAGtttgctttaatttttcactCATTGTTTTCCGTTCATCTACGAGCATCACTGTTAATGTTTTCAGTTTAGTTAAATCCTCTTTTAGGGTAAATTCTGTCTTTTCCAGTCGACTTTCAGTGGCTTCTAGCTCTTTGATCCTCATTTTCAGACTCTCAAGTTCTTGAGACAACTGCTTTGTggtcattctttctttttctaaattgcaTTTCAGAGAGTAGCattcttgtttgcttttgttgAAAGCATCTTCTAATTTTTCCAGAGCCATAATCCTTTTATTGAGTTTTTCGACCTCTAGCTTAAAATCTTTACTCTGTGCTGTTTCCTTCTCGAGCCTCTTGTTGAGATCTCGGCATTGCTCCTCCATTTTTATGAGCTCTTCATCTTTCCCTTCCATATCTAGCACGCGTTTCCTGAGCTCTTCCACCTCAGCCATGATCCCAGCATTTCCGCATTCTCccttgttgattttttcttttatgtcttgtagttcctcttctgcttttcgtAAAGACCTGTTTGTCTCTTCTAACTCATCAATTTGCCGGCTGAGTGCTGCCAGCTTTTGTCGGAGCTGGCGATTTTGACTGTCCTCATTGGTGAGCTTTGCCATAATTGTCTCTTGGTTCTGGTGGAACTTTGTGGTCTGTGTTTGCAATTCTTCTTCTAGTCTGGTtgccttcttctcttcttcctgaaCTCTGGCTTCAGCAAGGACTAGTTTAGCATGTGTTTCCTTTGCACTTGTGGTCAACTCTTGGATTTTCTGTCTTTGAAGGGTGAGCTGCGCTGTTAGCCTTTGTTGTTCATCCACCACCATTAAAGCAAAAGATTTCAGCTTGGTCAGCTCTTCTTTCAGGGCAGTGATCCGCTTCTCcttttcttgctctttcttctcCTGGGACTCAGTTTCTTGATCAATCAGCTTCTTTAACCTGAAACATACAAGAGCACATTCTGTCTTGTGATTGGTGCTTTAGTTAACTCATTTGCTGCTGTGATTAAACATTTAGACAGATTTTATCAGTTCATGCAAAATACGCTAAGGAGTTCCTGTTTGATGAGGGAGGGAATCTTGATAAACAGgcatcttgtttatttatttggctaCTAACAATTAGTAACAGGTGCAGTTCACAAGAAGAGTAAGAGCAAGAATTATTTGGCTTACAAATTGCGGGCATAACATGTAATCATTAGGCAGTCTAGCCTGAAGGCTGTGAAAGTAGGGATAAGCTTGAGATTCAGTTAGATCTGGCTTCAAGACTTAACCTACTCTTAACAGCTAATTAACCTGGGCAGTTACTTATTAAACATCTCTAAACTCAAATTTTCTCATGGAAACTAGGGACAGTGATTAATTATATTAACCTCAGGGgctttttatgaaaattaaatgagataattcatCTGTGATTCTCACAGTCCTGGCTCATGGCAAACTTGATGAGTGTTcattgttgctgctgttttttattattatcatggTTATGTTTATCAAATGGTTTTCTTGAACCTGTTAAAATATGTGTTGCATTAATCTTTGTGTGTTCAACTCCTTGATTCTTAGTTAAGGTAAAATTGTATTCACATTGCTTGGAAGTAATTTACTTCACAGATAGACCGCTGTGTCAGTTAGATTTATATTAGCATGATGCTAGACTGTACATATGCTTATCCTCATGGTATATAGCAGTTAAATAAAGGGAACAGAGAAGCATCTGAGTGAATTTGGAGTTTTTATAACATCTGGAAATAGCCTGGGGTTTGGTAGGACAGAGTTTATCGATGAGAGTCTAATCCAGGAAACCCTGAAGCAGAAACTTTTACCAAGAACGTAATGATTCCTTCCTAAATGATGACTATTATAAcatgctattttttcttttatgttttaaatttgtcaGCAAAACGAGGGCATTTTACATGACGAGTATAAACTATCTCTTCCCTTGGTAGTGAGGTCGTAGTTTTAAATTTGTGGCACTCTTAATTACACTGGGAATGATCCGATTATAGAGGGCGTGATTACAGCTCTACAGTATTGTTACACAGaagtgaaaatataaaagataagcttttataaatatttgctttctgATCAGTCATTAAAGGTTTATAATGCTATCCATATATCTTTACTATTAGGGATGAATTAATTATCCAATGAATGTATTCTTGTGACTTAACTTTCTTTTAGAAATTTGTttaagggggccggcaccgtggctcacttggttaatcctcctcctgtggcgcccacatcccatgtgggcgccgggttctggtcccggttgctccttttacagttcagctctctgctgtggcccggaagggccgtggaggatggcccaggtgcttgggcccctgcacctgcatgggagaccaggaggaggcacctggctcctggctttggatcggtgcagtgtaccagccataacggccattttgggggtgaaccaacagaaggaagacctttctctctgtctctctctctcactgtctgtgactctacctgtcaaaataaaaattgtttaaggaTTTGAGGAGTCATTTTCAAAGGAAACTAATTTGGGGCAGTCTTGGAAacagtcttttcttctttttttagatgCTAAAGACTGTATTATACTACACCAGAGGAACATGTCTAAAACAATTATATAATGTAAGAATTCCCAAATGTTTTTGTGGGGAGGATCCACTTTTAGTTTTTCCTGTTTTGAAACCTGACAGGAGGCTGGCCCCagggctgtggcctgtgaaatTCAGAAAAGCTAGGCAGGATGCTGGGGTGGAGTTGATGATGATCTCATCCATAGTACTGGCAAGAGGCTTAtccatggctcctggctgggtCTCACTCCTTATTGAGACACCTGGGAGCCTGAGTGGAGAACCATGGCAGCAGCTTCCTGAATGGTCGGGGGACATGACAACCCGGTGTCAGGGTCCATGGGGAAACCACTTCCATGGAGAAAGAGTTAAAGAAGCTTAGGCAAAATGTTTCTTCTTCCCACCTAAGCATTAGAATCGGActtaatgttttttgtttgtttgtttgtttgtttttaagatttatttatttatatgaaaggcagagttacagagaggcagagagagagaggtctttcatcctctggttcactctggctgcaactgccagagctgcacggatccaaagccaggagccagaagccttctccaggtctcccatgtgggtgcaggggcccaaggacttgggccattttctactgctttcccaagccatagcagagacagcagagagctggattggaagtggagcagctgagactcgaaccagcgcccatatgggatgccggcactgcagtcatcCCACTaggccaaagcgctggccccaggacttaATGGTTTAGACAAAGCACTGAGCATTACTGCAGTGAAACAATTTTCCCCTCTTTACATCACAGTTCTTACAGTTTTATTACAGTTTCACAGAagctttttatgatttctttgaaTCTTATTAAGTAATAGCTTatactatttcatttttatgagaagGGGCATGTTTTGTTGGGACATAAGGGAGGGAAGATTGTTTTTCAGTATAATGAAAAGAGCATTAAAATAGAATTGTGATTAATAAATTTTGGCAGTGCAATAACAGACAAAAAAGGTTTAATTTTAGTTGCCTCCATTGTGTTCAGTGTTTTCAGCCACAGCatctttttcattgtttctgtAAATTGGCTGGCATCCCCCTCTTCTATGCAAGTTCCGTCTTACAGGGTAGACACTGGGAACATAAAATTGACTACTCAAATATGGCATTTTAAGTTTTTCTGTACAACCTTTTCCCCAATAACTTGGTGTTTCCTCAGGCCACTCCCATGAGTGCACCATAGGATAGTAAGAGCTAGTGTGGTAAAGCCTGTCAGGAACAGAAATGGGCATGTTTACACAGAAAAAAAACTACACCTTTAGCCATCAACCCAGGACGAGGAACACTTGAGAACTAAGGGCAGGAGGGCCTGCTGGAGCTTTTTCAGAGCCAGTTCCATGCTTGCAATGCTGTTCTGCATTGTGTGGTTGTGTACATTTGTGTGAGAGAGCTCAAGAGAGAGACTGATTATACAACTGAATTTAGAAGAATTAGCACTTCTTCTGATAGTGGTAAATGGGCTTACCCTAAATCACTGTCTCTTGCCTTGTATTCAGGAGTATTTGAAGGTTGAAGTTTGAGGTTAGTTGTTTATGGTCATATGGTGTTGAGGCTCCTTAGCCCAGCTTCCTTCTTTGAGTAGGAGTTGTTTTagacaaaataataatttaattttcagcTCCCAGATGACACCAAATCTGTTGGTCCTTGGATGAATTCTGAATATCAAGGATTTACTATTTGTATGTCAGATGATTCCCTGGAAATGAGATTCTAGCTGAATATTAACttagctagttttttttttcattactaaTTATATAGCAGTCTATGGATATAATCTATATTGCTGACTTACATAgccatccattttttttcttttagagaatTTCAGGTAGGAGGGCATGACTAAATTAGCTAAAATCCATTCAcattactgaaaaagaaaatctttcaaaatgtGTTCCATAGATGGTGGGtcaaaaactttattttcacataaaaaagCAGTAAATGAATGGAGTTCCAATATGTGATTTTCCTCACACAACCCAAAGATGAAAATATAGGTGACTATATATTTGATACCCTGCATACAGTGGTACCTCAGcatggaaggggctggtgctgtggtgcagtgagttaaagtcatgacctgcagcaccgacatcccatatgggcaccagtttgagtcccggttgctctaatttctacccagctctctgctaatgcaccagggaaagcagtggaggatggcctaagtgcttaatcccctgcacccacatgggagacctggaggaagctcctggctcctggcttcagcctggcccagtgatgatcgttgcagccatgtggggagtgaaccagtggatggaggttctctctctctgtctctcctgtatctctgtaactaggccttataaatatatatagtctttttttttaataaacaataaaaatttaaaaattaagtttatggaaatggaattaaaagataattttgttttggtgTATAAAGGAAAGCTTTCTCACTTGATGGTAAAGATGGAATGTAATTCTTTGAGAATCACTGAGTGCCTTCTGCTGGGGTCATGTAGGCCAACACCCTGCAGGTATTAATGCCAGTGCTGTGCTGCCAAGCACTAAGCTATGTCTGTATACCTATAAGTTTACAGGGTTTAGGATTACCTTCAGTTTAGGGCTATGAAAATTGAGGCTTAACAGGTTGGGAATGAACAAAGCTTGTGCCATTTTCCCACATCACATTGCCTTTCCAACAAAGAACCCAAATTATTTTAACTTCTGCCATAGAATCTAAAAGTCCTCATTAACAAATGAGACAGCCAAATCTGTCATTCTTTCAGGAAAAGACTGACTTCATTTGTCAACTTAACTAAATGTGTAAATACCCACCCCTCTGGCAAGAGATGAGGCATAGGGACTTGCCCTGAATTGTCCCCAGATGAAGAAACAAAGCAGTGCTCTCTCCATTTGGGTCTgaagctgctgctgctcttctgctCTCATGGGACTCGCAGGGTTAAGGCTGCCTGTAGTTGTCCATTTGGTGCCTTGAAGACGTTTCCAACCCAGGAAGATGTACTTGGTAAAAGTTTGTTAAGTGAGAAAAAAGCTATGTGAAAGGATCATTGGGAAAGGAGAACTCACAGAACACAAACACTTTTTCTGGCAGATCAGTTTTAGAAagagtgtatgtatgtatatgtgcagATTTGATTCCCTTAAAGCTCTCCATGTCTTTGCAGATCCTCCAGAGTATATGTACCCCAGTTTTAAGACTACTGTTTTAGAATATTTATATTCATGTTCAAATACTGACACCACAGGATTATAGGAACATTCACTGAATCCTGTCCAATAAAAACAGATTGTGGAAGCTGGCTTTATGGACATAAATGTGACATAATTAAATCCAAACTGgctgaaagcaatgtcttattACAGCTTTTCTTTAGAGTTTCTATTATGGCATAGAATTGTTATAACTTACTGTGGTTTATCACTATTATTATGTACAGCACCAgttccttggttttttttttttttttcttcaaaaacatcACATCTGTCATCTTGAATGTTCTTTGGTACTAACCATAATACTGGTTCTTCATTACAAATTACATATTCAGAGGgtcttttcagtttttatttatatacaatatGTCATACACAAATGTGTGTCTATTTTATCTCCTCTATGTGAGATATTGTTGGTAATATGCATCATATAACACATATGAAACAGATGGCATGTATAAATGCTATAATGCCAGTCACATATAAGAATTTATCTTACAGTTCTCACTActttagatttttgtttatttatgtacatCATAATCAGCcctattaaaatataaacttattgAGAACAAGGCAAGTGTCTAAGTGTCTGATTCATTTATATCTTCTACAGTGTCTGCAACAGAACCTTTACACATGGAGGGAAACAAATCAGTGTTtttgaattaataaaaaaatgaacaaaaacagaCCATTCTGTGAAGAAATACTGTAAAATTGTTCTAagtagttttatttgtttttgaagaggATACTCTGGTGTTAATCATGTACATGGTTTTAGGCATTTCTGAAAATGAAGTATAAGTAAGTTCCCCATCAATGTTCTCTTATGTACATTATTAAGTCtaccttgttttctgttttgttgttgtttttagatttatttgaaaggcagagttacagagagatggacaggcaaagaaaaagagatcttccatctgctggctcattccccaaatggctgcagtggctgaggctgggccatgcagaagccaggaacctggaattccattcggTCTTCCATGTTGAGGGTTGGGAGTGGGGGgaaaagcccaagtacttgggccatcttccattgctttcccaggcttattaggtgggagctggatcagaagcaaagcagccaggacttgaaccagtgtgagCCTTAGAAtagctccttctctctcccctttaagTCCCTGCATTAGAACTCTTGTCTGCCTGCATGTTTGAGGAGACCCGGGATGGCAGGTAAATGTCCACATTCTAGCCCATCACTTTCCTTTGGTTATTTCAACTCTTCAAATAAAGATGAGGTTCTTCAATTTCCTCAGAGTCTACAGCTGTACTGGACAGTAGGTTTGTTTATTACACAAACAACAGGCTATTGACAAGTGAACTTGCAAAAGAAATATTCATCagtgaaggtacttcaaaatgttcatggaaaacagaattttaagtttattttgatgctaaaaatgaaataatacattttttcatagtatgcattacccatgaactttttaacgTACTCTTGTATAATCTGATGACCCTAACACATCAGTTATGTTTCtactttaacaattttttttttgacaattgaCCCATATAAACAAGCTTAGGGTGATTATCAGGCAGTAAAATCAATTCCACAAGCTATTAATGACACTGTACTCTTTCCATTAGCTGCAGAAATCAATTTGTAAATATTAGACAACTTCAAAGTTCTTAGCTTCTTATCTGTCATTTTAAGGAGACAAATCACTGAATTCATGAGATGGGTCTTGAATTTAAAGTGTCTGATGTTACGAATATGGCAAgacttttcttcatttaatttataGATGACAAAGGACTATGGTTAGTAATTGAGCTGTACTGAgatgaagaggagaggaagggttTTGTTCTCGAAAAGTTTGCAGGCTGTTAGGAAATAGAAGATAGTTTCAGCATGATTTAAAATGGGCTATGAAGCAAAAGTTGTCAAGCTTTTAGGTTTTATGATCTTTTTATACTCTTAAAAATTACTGAGGATTCTAAATAGCTTTTGAATGTGTAGGTTTTATCAATCTGTATTTACTATATTAGAAAATCAgattaagctttttaaaaacagttagcAAAGAAACCCATTATAAGCATATTCTtatgagaaaatttttttaaaa encodes the following:
- the FILIP1L gene encoding filamin A-interacting protein 1-like isoform X4, with the protein product MVVDEQQRLTAQLTLQRQKIQELTTSAKETHAKLVLAEARVQEEEKKATRLEEELQTQTTKFHQNQETIMAKLTNEDSQNRQLRQKLAALSRQIDELEETNRSLRKAEEELQDIKEKINKGECGNAGIMAEVEELRKRVLDMEGKDEELIKMEEQCRDLNKRLEKETAQSKDFKLEVEKLNKRIMALEKLEDAFNKSKQECYSLKCNLEKERMTTKQLSQELESLKMRIKELEATESRLEKTEFTLKEDLTKLKTLTVMLVDERKTMSEKLKQTEDKLQAASSQLQVEQNKVTTVTEKLIEETKRALKSKTDVEEKMYSVTKERDDLKNKLKAEEEKGNDLLSKVNMLKNRLQSLEATEKDFLKNKLNQDSGKSAAALHQENNKIKELSQEVERLKLKLKDMKAIEDDLMKTEDEYETLERRYTNERDRAQFLSEELEHVKMELAKYKLAEKTESSHEQWLFKRLQEEEAKSGHLSREVDALKEKIHEYMATEDLICHLQGDHSVLQKKLNQQENRNRDLGREIENLTKELERYRHFSKSLRPSLNGRRISDPQVFSKEVQTEAGDNEPPDYKSLIPLERAVINGQLYEESEDRDEDPNEEESVLSFKCNPSAPCPVNRKLWIPWMKSKEGHPQNGKIQTKPNGNFVQPGDLVLSHTPGQPLHIKVTPDHVQNTATLEITSPNTESPHSYTSTAVIPNCGTPKQRITILQNASITPVKSKTSTECLMNLEQGMSPVAMATFARAQTPESCGSITPERTMSPIQVLAVTGSASSPEQGRSPDPIEISAKHAIFRVSPDRQSSWQFQRSNSNSSSVITTEDNKIHIHLGSPYVQAVASPVRPASPSTPPQDNRTQNLTNGALNKTTNKVTSSITITPTTTPLPRQSQITSQRNREKERGEREHSHLLIHFSNLHKGLSQKQ
- the FILIP1L gene encoding filamin A-interacting protein 1-like isoform X2; the protein is MRSRSNDTKGSARKQFPRHRKDHSFQISEDMKHRQQDKDSTSEWDVLLPQPQSEKPHSGNGHQAEDLSRDDLLFLLSILEGELQARDEVIGILKAEKMDLALLEAQYGFVTPKKVLEALQRDAFQAKSVPWQEDIYEKPMNELDKVVEKHKESHKRILGQLLMAEKSHRQTILELEEEKRKHKEYMEKSDEFISLLEQECERLKKLIDQETESQEKKEQEKEKRITALKEELTKLKSFALMVVDEQQRLTAQLTLQRQKIQELTTSAKETHAKLVLAEARVQEEEKKATRLEEELQTQTTKFHQNQETIMAKLTNEDSQNRQLRQKLAALSRQIDELEETNRSLRKAEEELQDIKEKINKGECGNAGIMAEVEELRKRVLDMEGKDEELIKMEEQCRDLNKRLEKETAQSKDFKLEVEKLNKRIMALEKLEDAFNKSKQECYSLKCNLEKERMTTKQLSQELESLKMRIKELEATESRLEKTEFTLKEDLTKLKTLTVMLVDERKTMSEKLKQTEDKLQAASSQLQVEQNKVTTVTEKLIEETKRALKSKTDVEEKMYSVTKERDDLKNKLKAEEEKGNDLLSKVNMLKNRLQSLEATEKDFLKNKLNQDSGKSAAALHQENNKIKELSQEVERLKLKLKDMKAIEDDLMKTEDEYETLERRYTNERDRAQFLSEELEHVKMELAKYKLAEKTESSHEQWLFKRLQEEEAKSGHLSREVDALKEKIHEYMATEDLICHLQGDHSVLQKKLNQQENRNRDLGREIENLTKELERYRHFSKSLRPSLNGRRISDPQVFSKEVQTEAGDNEPPDYKSLIPLERAVINGQLYEESEDRDEDPNEEESVLSFKCNPSAPCPVNRKLWIPWMKSKEGHPQNGKIQTKPNGNFVQPGDLVLSHTPGQPLHIKVTPDHVQNTATLEITSPNTESPHSYTSTAVIPNCGTPKQRITILQNASITPVKSKTSTECLMNLEQGMSPVAMATFARAQTPESCGSITPERTMSPIQVLAVTGSASSPEQGRSPDPIEISAKHAIFRVSPDRQSSWQFQRSNSNSSSVITTEDNKIHIHLGSPYVQAVASPVRPASPSTPPQDNRTQNLTNGALNKTTNKVTSSITITPTTTPLPRQSQITSQRNREKERGEREHSHLLIHFSNLHKGLSQKQ
- the FILIP1L gene encoding filamin A-interacting protein 1-like isoform X1 codes for the protein MRSRSNDTKGSARKQFPRHRKDHSFQISEDMKHRQQDKDSTSEWDVLLPQPQSEKPHSGNGHQAEDLSRDDLLFLLSILEGELQARDEVIGILKAEKMDLALLEAQYGFVTPKKVLEALQRDAFQAKSVPWQEDIYEKPMNELDKVVEKHKESHKRILGQLLMAEKSHRQTILELEEEKRKHKEYMEKSDEFISLLEQECERLKKLIDQETESQEKKEQEKEKRITALKEELTKLKSFALMVVDEQQRLTAQLTLQRQKIQELTTSAKETHAKLVLAEARVQEEEKKATRLEEELQTQTTKFHQNQETIMAKLTNEDSQNRQLRQKLAALSRQIDELEETNRSLRKAEEELQDIKEKINKGECGNAGIMAEVEELRKRVLDMEGKDEELIKMEEQCRDLNKRLEKETAQSKDFKLEVEKLNKRIMALEKLEDAFNKSKQECYSLKCNLEKERMTTKQLSQELESLKMRIKELEATESRLEKTEFTLKEDLTKLKTLTVMLVDERKTMSEKLKQTEDKLQAASSQLQVEQNKVTTVTEKLIEETKRALKSKTDVEEKMYSVTKERDDLKNKLKAEEEKGNDLLSKVNMLKNRLQSLEATEKDFLKNKLNQDSGKSAAALHQENNKIKELSQEVERLKLKLKDMKAIEDDLMKTEDEYETLERRYTNERDRAQFLSEELEHVKMELAKYKLAEKTESSHEQWLFKRLQEEEAKSGHLSREVDALKEKIHEYMATEDLICHLQGDHSVLQKKLNQQENRNRDLGREIENLTKELERYRHFSKSLRPSLNGRRISDPQVFSKEVQTEAGDNEPPDYKSLIPLERAVINGQLYEESEDRDEDPNEEESVLSFKCNPSAPCPVNRKLWIPWMKSKEGHPQNGKIQTKPNGNFVQPGDLVLSHTPGQPLHIKVTPDHVQNTATLEITSPNTESPHSYTSTAVIPNCGTPKQRITILQNASITPVKSKTSTECLMNLEQGMSPVAMATFARAQTPESCGSITPERTMSPIQVLAVTGSASSPEQGRSPDPIEISAKHAIFRVSPDRQSSWQFQRSNSNSSSVITTEDNKIHIHLGSPYVQAVASPVRPASPSTPPQDNRTQNLTNGALNKTTNKVTSSITITPTTTPLPRQSQITIKEVCKQRIPTRIPKPKSTGVNKISSKGPQGLMDKPYHQNGCGKLHIVRTVTSNTFLHMGGRR
- the FILIP1L gene encoding filamin A-interacting protein 1-like isoform X3, translating into MVVDEQQRLTAQLTLQRQKIQELTTSAKETHAKLVLAEARVQEEEKKATRLEEELQTQTTKFHQNQETIMAKLTNEDSQNRQLRQKLAALSRQIDELEETNRSLRKAEEELQDIKEKINKGECGNAGIMAEVEELRKRVLDMEGKDEELIKMEEQCRDLNKRLEKETAQSKDFKLEVEKLNKRIMALEKLEDAFNKSKQECYSLKCNLEKERMTTKQLSQELESLKMRIKELEATESRLEKTEFTLKEDLTKLKTLTVMLVDERKTMSEKLKQTEDKLQAASSQLQVEQNKVTTVTEKLIEETKRALKSKTDVEEKMYSVTKERDDLKNKLKAEEEKGNDLLSKVNMLKNRLQSLEATEKDFLKNKLNQDSGKSAAALHQENNKIKELSQEVERLKLKLKDMKAIEDDLMKTEDEYETLERRYTNERDRAQFLSEELEHVKMELAKYKLAEKTESSHEQWLFKRLQEEEAKSGHLSREVDALKEKIHEYMATEDLICHLQGDHSVLQKKLNQQENRNRDLGREIENLTKELERYRHFSKSLRPSLNGRRISDPQVFSKEVQTEAGDNEPPDYKSLIPLERAVINGQLYEESEDRDEDPNEEESVLSFKCNPSAPCPVNRKLWIPWMKSKEGHPQNGKIQTKPNGNFVQPGDLVLSHTPGQPLHIKVTPDHVQNTATLEITSPNTESPHSYTSTAVIPNCGTPKQRITILQNASITPVKSKTSTECLMNLEQGMSPVAMATFARAQTPESCGSITPERTMSPIQVLAVTGSASSPEQGRSPDPIEISAKHAIFRVSPDRQSSWQFQRSNSNSSSVITTEDNKIHIHLGSPYVQAVASPVRPASPSTPPQDNRTQNLTNGALNKTTNKVTSSITITPTTTPLPRQSQITIKEVCKQRIPTRIPKPKSTGVNKISSKGPQGLMDKPYHQNGCGKLHIVRTVTSNTFLHMGGRR